In Tachysurus vachellii isolate PV-2020 chromosome 1, HZAU_Pvac_v1, whole genome shotgun sequence, a genomic segment contains:
- the sult5a1 gene encoding sulfotransferase family 5A, member 1 — MARLDVTETFQGITFPGHLHTQESLHYATEFKFQDTDILIVTYPKSGTTWMQEIVTLVSCKGDPVKSQTQPNWARAPWIEQYYISDVLKASQGPRLLTTHLPYKLLSPALQGSKAKVIYVARNPKDVIVSYYYFHKMANFLKDPGPFSEFLSDFLEGTVYYGSWFDHVKGWTGNSRNIENFLYITYEEMWEDLRGSLEKVSLFLEYHLLENELNSAQKSCSFSTMRENCMVNYTLIPQEIMDHKKGKFMRKGQIGDWVNTFSKEQSHNFDVVYASKMADSALTFVWDTKKSHVDTEILPLCTT, encoded by the exons atggctcgGCTGGATGTTACAGAAACTTTTCAGGGCATCACTTTTCCTGGACACTTGCATACTCAGGAATCCTTACACTATGCTACTGAATTCAAATTTCAGGATACGGACATTTTGATTGTCACCTATCCCAAATCAG GGACGACATGGATGCAGGAAATTGTCACACTGGTATCATGCAAAGGAGATCCAGTAAAATCTCAAACCCAGCCGAACTGGGCACGAGCCCCATGGATCGAGCAGTACTACATCTCCGATGTCCTGAAGGCTTCACAAGGACCTCGGCTCCTAACCACTCATCTTCCTTACAAACTACTTTCTCCTGCACTCCAAGGCTCCAAAGCAAAG GTCATATATGTGGCAAGAAACCCTAAAGATGTCATAGTATCTTATTACTACTTCCACAAAATGGCCAATTTCCTAAAAGACCCAGGCCCGTTCTCAGAGTTTCTGAGCGATTTTCTGGAAGGAACAG TGTATTATGGGTCTTGGTTTGATCATGTGAAAGGTTGGACCGGCAATTCAAGAAACATCGAAAACTTTCTGTACATCACATATGAAGAAATGTGGGAG GACCTGCGTGGTTCTCTGGAGAAAGTGAGCTTGTTCTTAGAGTACCACCTGCTGGAGAACGAATTGAACAGCGCCCAGAAGAGCTGCAGCTTCTCCACCATGAGAGAGAATTGCATGGTGAACTACACCCTGATTCCTCAGGAAATCATGGATCACAAAAAGGGGAAGTTCATGAGGAAAG gtCAAATCGGAGACTGGGTCAACACTTTCTCCAAGGAGCAAAGTCACAACTTTGATGTAGTGTATGCTTCCAAGATGGCAGACTCTGCGCTGACATTTGTGTGGGACACAAAAAAATCCCATGTAGACACAGAGATCTTACCACTCTGCACCACTTGA
- the LOC132855474 gene encoding putative nuclease HARBI1 — MVYLDYFNDDERVPPRPDRRAIIDRSNPLNEFDEINFRDRFRMYKQNVADIIILLEPRLSSHSLRGRPIPPSLQILITLRFLACGTFHRETGDLCGVSEPTVCKIVHQVCNAICKLKDDYIKFPDAATQAIYKVQFYEYGNFPGVIGCIDGCHTPIKRPSTPDAEEYRNHKNWFSINVQSVCTPTRQFSNIVAHWKGAIHDSRTFQNSSLYAHLEGGQHSGIILGDSGYAQNNFLFTPYLHAVTPEQQRYNQAHIRTRGIVEHMFGVW; from the coding sequence ATGGTTTACTTGGACtattttaatgatgatgaaaGGGTACCACCAAGACCAGATCGGCGGGCAATTATAGACAGGAGCAACCCACTGAATGAGTTTGATGAAATTAACTTTCGTGACCGTTTTCGTatgtacaaacaaaatgtaGCTGACATAATTATTTTGCTTGAACCAAGGCTTTCATCTCACTCTTTAAGGGGAAGGCCTATCCCTCCTTCCTTACAAATTCTGATTACCTTGAGGTTTTTGGCATGTGGAACATTCCATCGTGAAACAGGAGATTTGTGTGGCGTGAGTGAACCAACAGTGTGTAAAATAGTCCACCAAGTCTGCAATGCTATATGTAAACTAAAAGATGACTACATCAAGTTCCCTGATGCTGCTACCCAAGCCATCTACAAGGTGCAGTTCTATGAATATGGCAATTTCCCTGGAGTCATTGGCTGCATTGATGGGTGTCATACTCCCATAAAGCGTCCCTCGACACCAGATGCTGAAGAGTACAGGAATCATAAAAACTGGTTCTCAATAAATGTGCAAAGTGTGTGCACTCCAACTAGGCAGTTCTCCAACATTGTTGCACACTGGAAAGGTGCAATTCATGACTCAAGGACTTTCCAAAACTCCTCTTTGTATGCTCATTTGGAAGGAGGACAACATAGTGGAATCATACTTGGTGACAGTGGGTATGCACAGAACAACTTCTTGTTCACCCCCTATCTTCATGCAGTCACACCAGAGCAACAGAGGTACAACCAAGCACACATCCGCACTAGAGGTATAGTGGAGCACATGTTTGGTGTGTGGTAG